The Lacrimispora xylanolytica genome has a segment encoding these proteins:
- a CDS encoding NUDIX hydrolase → MIEATSCGGVVIFRGKILVLYKNYKNKYEGWVLPKGTVEAGEEYKETALREVKEETGVSASIIKYIGKSQYSFNTPQDMVEKDVHWYLMMADSYYSKPQREEYFIDSGYYKFHEAYHLLKFSNEKQILEKAYNEYLDLKKSNLWGNKKYF, encoded by the coding sequence ATGATAGAAGCAACGAGTTGTGGCGGTGTGGTTATTTTTCGAGGTAAAATTCTGGTTTTATATAAGAATTACAAAAACAAGTATGAAGGTTGGGTTTTGCCAAAGGGAACAGTAGAAGCGGGTGAAGAGTATAAAGAGACAGCGCTCCGTGAAGTGAAGGAAGAGACAGGGGTTAGTGCGTCTATTATCAAGTACATCGGCAAGAGCCAGTACTCTTTTAACACACCCCAGGATATGGTGGAGAAGGATGTACACTGGTATCTGATGATGGCCGACAGCTATTACAGTAAACCACAGCGGGAAGAATACTTTATTGATTCAGGATATTACAAGTTCCATGAAGCGTATCATCTTCTGAAATTTTCCAATGAAAAGCAGATTCTGGAGAAGGCTTATAATGAATATCTGGATCTGAAGAAGAGTAACCTTTGGGGCAATAAAAAATATTTCTGA
- a CDS encoding U32 family peptidase: MKAAVAAGADAVYMGGSRFGARAFAQNPEEDKLLEAIDYVHLHGRKLYLTVNTLMKEQEMGDLFDYLLPYYRQGLDAAIVQDMGVFSFIKENFPDLAIHASTQMSTTGAYGAGILKDLGAERVVTAREISLREIKQIHDNVDVEIESFVHGALCYCYSGQCLFSSLIGGRSGNRGRCAQTCRLPYEVKKGGKVIGKKEDRYVLSLKDLSTLDIIPDMIEAGVYSMKIEGRMKSPRYTAGVVSIYRKYTDLYLSQGREGYHIKEEDRKALLDLFDRGGQTDGYYKKHNGRDMVVWKEKPSFREGNQALFDFLDENYVEKQVKEAVHGQAFLEEGQAACLLLEACGHEVTVTGDLVQKAQNQPMTEEKIKKQLDKTGNTPFYFENLEIHVTGNCFLPVQSLNDLRRRGLEEIEKAILSQYRREDRKEAVKQEGTTKADLKSGEDCKLTVSLERPDCLETAANSPRVSRIYIDAAEFEPERWKSYVELCHKNGKECMLTMPHIFRTRAEQFLDKYKKELKEASFDGFLIRSLEEVAYLKQKDMGGKLIFDFGMYGMNSRAQELYSDLGADELTWPVELNNRELGKLSVPGELLVYGRLPMMVTAQCIHQGVEQCDKIPGVLMMKDRMGKEFPVRNHCTFCYNTIYNSAPVSLHGFDEGIKSLAPSSLRLQFTTEDKEQTKAVIQYYLGEFYQGEKRELPFEEFTRGHFKRGVE, encoded by the coding sequence ATGAAAGCAGCAGTTGCAGCAGGGGCTGATGCTGTATATATGGGGGGAAGCCGGTTTGGAGCGAGAGCGTTTGCGCAGAATCCGGAAGAGGACAAGCTATTAGAGGCAATAGACTATGTGCATCTTCACGGAAGAAAGCTCTATCTAACGGTCAATACACTCATGAAGGAACAGGAGATGGGAGATTTATTTGATTATCTTCTTCCTTATTACAGACAGGGACTTGATGCTGCGATTGTTCAGGATATGGGGGTATTTTCTTTTATTAAGGAGAATTTCCCGGATCTTGCCATTCATGCAAGCACACAGATGAGCACTACAGGAGCATATGGCGCCGGTATCTTAAAAGATTTGGGAGCCGAGAGAGTGGTCACTGCCAGGGAGATATCTCTGCGGGAAATCAAACAGATTCATGACAATGTGGATGTTGAGATTGAAAGCTTTGTTCATGGGGCTCTTTGCTACTGCTATTCGGGGCAATGTCTTTTCAGCAGTTTAATTGGTGGGCGAAGCGGCAACAGAGGAAGATGCGCCCAGACCTGTCGTCTGCCTTATGAGGTAAAAAAAGGCGGAAAGGTCATTGGAAAAAAAGAAGATCGTTACGTTTTAAGCCTTAAGGATTTAAGCACCCTCGATATTATTCCGGATATGATTGAAGCGGGTGTTTATTCCATGAAAATTGAAGGCAGAATGAAGAGCCCCAGGTATACAGCTGGAGTCGTAAGCATTTACCGTAAATATACAGACCTGTATTTGAGCCAGGGACGGGAAGGATACCACATCAAAGAGGAAGACCGTAAGGCGCTTTTGGACTTATTTGACCGGGGCGGCCAGACTGATGGATATTACAAAAAGCATAATGGAAGGGACATGGTGGTATGGAAAGAAAAACCGTCCTTCCGGGAAGGCAATCAGGCATTGTTTGATTTCCTGGATGAAAATTATGTGGAAAAGCAGGTCAAAGAAGCGGTTCATGGACAGGCCTTTTTAGAAGAAGGACAGGCTGCATGTCTTTTACTGGAAGCCTGCGGACATGAAGTTACGGTTACTGGTGATTTGGTTCAAAAGGCACAGAATCAGCCGATGACAGAGGAAAAGATAAAAAAACAGCTTGATAAGACAGGAAATACGCCTTTTTATTTTGAGAACCTTGAGATTCATGTGACAGGAAATTGCTTTCTTCCTGTTCAGTCCTTAAATGATCTTCGAAGAAGAGGTCTTGAGGAGATAGAAAAAGCGATATTAAGCCAGTATAGAAGGGAAGACCGGAAAGAGGCTGTAAAACAAGAAGGAACAACGAAGGCTGATCTTAAGTCAGGAGAAGATTGTAAGCTGACAGTATCCCTGGAACGGCCGGATTGTCTGGAAACCGCTGCCAATAGTCCGCGGGTAAGCCGCATCTATATCGATGCTGCGGAGTTTGAACCAGAACGCTGGAAGTCTTATGTGGAGCTGTGTCATAAGAACGGGAAAGAATGCATGCTTACTATGCCTCATATTTTCAGGACAAGAGCAGAGCAGTTCTTAGATAAGTATAAAAAAGAGCTTAAAGAGGCTTCTTTTGACGGTTTTCTCATCCGTTCCCTGGAAGAGGTCGCATATTTAAAGCAAAAAGACATGGGCGGAAAGCTGATTTTTGATTTTGGTATGTATGGGATGAACAGCCGGGCTCAGGAGTTGTATTCGGATTTAGGAGCCGATGAGCTTACCTGGCCGGTAGAATTAAACAACCGGGAACTGGGAAAGCTAAGTGTTCCGGGAGAACTTCTGGTATACGGGCGATTACCCATGATGGTAACGGCACAGTGTATCCATCAGGGTGTGGAGCAATGTGATAAAATTCCAGGAGTTCTTATGATGAAGGATCGTATGGGAAAAGAATTTCCCGTTAGAAACCATTGTACCTTCTGCTATAATACGATTTATAATTCCGCTCCAGTATCTCTCCATGGCTTTGACGAGGGAATTAAGTCACTGGCTCCGTCCTCTTTGAGACTTCAGTTTACAACCGAGGATAAGGAGCAGACAAAAGCAGTGATCCAGTATTATTTGGGAGAATTTTATCAGGGAGAGAAACGAGAACTTCCTTTTGAAGAATTTACACGAGGTCATTTTAAGCGCGGCGTAGAGTAG
- a CDS encoding macro domain-containing protein yields the protein MIKYYEGDIFTSDADVICHQVNCRGVFEKGLNGQIKKLFPEVEKTYKILTKQWQEQAGGRTAELLGRVSAQLVEKDDRWFLIANLYGQDDYGKNGLYTDYKALEKAFQEIRDFLDVRKKQEKVAFPYKIGCGNAGGDWETVKGILEQVFEGYEGEVQIWNHETVK from the coding sequence ATGATAAAGTACTACGAAGGAGATATTTTTACTTCTGATGCAGATGTGATCTGCCATCAGGTAAATTGTCGGGGGGTATTCGAAAAAGGACTGAATGGGCAGATAAAAAAATTGTTTCCAGAGGTAGAGAAAACTTATAAGATATTAACAAAACAGTGGCAGGAACAGGCGGGAGGAAGAACCGCGGAGCTTCTTGGCCGCGTTTCGGCTCAGCTGGTGGAAAAGGACGACCGGTGGTTTCTCATTGCTAATCTTTATGGACAAGATGATTATGGAAAAAACGGTCTCTATACGGATTATAAAGCTCTGGAAAAAGCGTTTCAGGAGATTCGTGATTTCCTGGACGTAAGAAAGAAACAGGAGAAAGTAGCGTTTCCATATAAGATTGGATGCGGCAATGCCGGAGGCGACTGGGAAACAGTGAAAGGGATCCTGGAGCAGGTCTTTGAAGGCTATGAAGGTGAAGTTCAGATTTGGAATCATGAAACAGTGAAATAA
- a CDS encoding carboxypeptidase M32, whose amino-acid sequence MKKTYEVLSSLLERTMALQTALVLFEWDNETLAPEDASSYTNRVIGVLSEEYYRIITGDEMGKAIEACEKEEGLSDVEQAIVKGAREAREDLICVPSEEYRENAQLVADAVRVWTKAKKSEDFDSFAPTLEKVISFKKKFASYRKKDDQKLYDVMLNEHEKDFNSELLDEFFSQLKEGIVPLLKEIKENGKEIDNSFLVGGYPVEKQKEMAEFLAEYVGFDFHKGVLSESAHPFTTNLHNHDVRITTSYHDKMDSSMFSVIHEAGHGLYELGIRDDITQTPVGQGTSMGVHESQSRFFENIIGRKEAFWEPIYGKLVELYPDKLKKIPLEQFVEAINKVEPSFIRTEADELTYSLHIMIRYEIEKMIVEEDIDLEKLPELWADKYEEYLGVRPENPSEGILQDIHWSQGMFGYFPSYALGNAFGAQLYYHMQKEMDFDELLRTERIDVIRNYLKENVHQFGKMKTSREILKDVTGEDFNPEYFIRYLKEKYSKLYELS is encoded by the coding sequence ATGAAAAAAACTTATGAAGTGTTATCTTCTCTCCTAGAGAGAACCATGGCGTTACAAACAGCACTTGTACTTTTTGAGTGGGATAATGAAACTTTGGCACCAGAAGATGCCAGTTCTTATACCAATCGGGTGATTGGTGTTTTATCTGAAGAATATTATCGTATCATCACAGGGGATGAGATGGGAAAAGCCATTGAAGCCTGTGAAAAAGAAGAAGGCCTTTCCGATGTGGAGCAGGCTATCGTAAAAGGGGCGAGAGAAGCAAGAGAGGATTTGATCTGTGTCCCCTCTGAGGAATACAGGGAGAATGCTCAGCTGGTGGCAGATGCAGTCAGAGTCTGGACAAAAGCCAAAAAAAGCGAAGATTTTGATTCCTTTGCACCTACCCTTGAAAAAGTCATTTCCTTTAAAAAGAAATTTGCTTCCTATCGTAAAAAAGACGACCAGAAGCTTTACGATGTAATGCTGAATGAACATGAGAAGGATTTTAATTCAGAGCTTCTTGATGAATTCTTCAGTCAGCTGAAAGAAGGAATTGTACCCCTTTTAAAAGAAATTAAAGAAAATGGAAAAGAAATTGATAACTCCTTCCTGGTTGGTGGATATCCAGTAGAGAAACAGAAGGAGATGGCAGAATTTCTTGCTGAATATGTTGGATTTGATTTTCATAAGGGGGTTCTGTCTGAAAGCGCCCATCCATTTACCACAAACCTTCACAACCACGATGTAAGAATTACTACCAGCTATCATGATAAGATGGACAGTTCCATGTTCTCTGTGATTCATGAAGCCGGCCATGGCCTTTATGAGCTGGGAATCAGAGATGATATCACCCAGACGCCGGTAGGACAGGGAACCTCTATGGGAGTCCATGAATCCCAGTCCAGATTCTTTGAAAACATCATCGGCCGGAAGGAAGCGTTCTGGGAGCCAATCTATGGAAAGCTGGTAGAGTTATACCCGGATAAACTGAAAAAGATTCCGCTTGAGCAGTTCGTGGAAGCGATTAACAAAGTAGAGCCAAGCTTTATCCGTACAGAGGCTGACGAGCTTACCTATAGTCTCCATATTATGATTCGTTATGAAATTGAAAAGATGATTGTGGAAGAGGATATTGATTTAGAGAAGCTTCCAGAGTTGTGGGCGGATAAATACGAGGAATATTTAGGAGTCAGACCGGAAAATCCATCCGAAGGAATTCTTCAGGACATCCATTGGTCTCAGGGAATGTTCGGATATTTCCCATCTTATGCCCTGGGAAATGCGTTTGGTGCACAGCTTTACTACCATATGCAAAAGGAAATGGATTTTGATGAATTACTTAGAACTGAGAGGATAGATGTAATCCGCAATTATTTGAAGGAGAACGTACACCAGTTCGGTAAGATGAAAACCAGCCGTGAGATTTTAAAGGATGTAACAGGGGAAGACTTTAATCCTGAATATTTCATACGGTATCTGAAGGAAAAATACAGCAAGCTGTACGAACTGTCATAA
- the cysK gene encoding cysteine synthase A, protein MENIKKSALELIGNTPLVEFCNFQKNHELSAVLLAKLEYFNPAGSVKDRAAFFMIDDAEKNGILKPGATIIEPTSGNTGIGIASIAAAKGYRAILTMPETMSVERRNLLKAYGAEIVLTEGTKGMKGAIAKAEELQKEIPNSVILGQFDNQSNVKAHRETTGPEIWRDTDGKVDIFVAGIGTGGTITGAGEYLKSQNPEIRIVGVEPAGSPVLSGGNPGPHGIQGIGAGFVPSILNTEIYDEIITVENSDAYATGKDIAKMEGILVGISSAAAVWAAARLAKQPENAGKRIVVILPDTGDRYLSTPLFS, encoded by the coding sequence ATGGAAAATATTAAAAAAAGTGCATTGGAACTAATCGGTAACACTCCATTGGTTGAATTTTGTAATTTCCAAAAGAATCATGAGCTTTCGGCGGTCTTACTTGCTAAGCTGGAGTATTTTAATCCTGCCGGCAGCGTCAAAGACCGGGCGGCTTTCTTTATGATTGATGATGCTGAGAAGAATGGAATTTTAAAGCCAGGAGCAACGATCATCGAACCCACATCAGGCAATACCGGAATTGGAATCGCAAGCATTGCGGCTGCTAAAGGCTATCGTGCCATCCTAACCATGCCTGAGACGATGAGCGTAGAGCGAAGAAATTTATTAAAAGCATACGGTGCAGAAATTGTACTGACAGAAGGAACCAAGGGAATGAAGGGTGCCATTGCAAAAGCAGAGGAATTACAAAAAGAAATTCCAAACTCTGTGATACTGGGGCAGTTTGACAATCAGTCCAATGTCAAAGCCCATCGGGAAACAACTGGCCCGGAGATCTGGCGGGATACCGATGGTAAGGTGGACATTTTTGTTGCTGGTATTGGGACTGGCGGAACCATAACGGGAGCTGGAGAATATTTAAAGAGCCAGAATCCAGAGATTAGAATCGTGGGAGTTGAGCCAGCAGGATCTCCAGTGCTTTCCGGCGGTAATCCAGGTCCTCACGGCATTCAGGGAATCGGGGCAGGATTCGTTCCTTCTATATTAAATACAGAGATTTATGATGAGATTATAACTGTGGAAAATTCAGATGCCTATGCGACTGGAAAAGATATTGCTAAGATGGAGGGAATCCTGGTGGGAATCTCCTCTGCAGCTGCGGTATGGGCAGCTGCCAGACTGGCAAAGCAGCCTGAGAATGCAGGAAAGAGAATCGTTGTGATATTACCTGATACAGGTGACCGGTACTTATCAACGCCTCTATTCAGTTAA
- a CDS encoding peptidoglycan D,D-transpeptidase FtsI family protein, with protein sequence MKSNPNPKANRHMLILTYGIVLLFAGLSAYYGYFLFAKSDAVINNSYNARLDSFADRVVRGEIRSSDGRVLAQTNVDGEGNESRFYPYDSLFSHVVGYSTNGKTGLEALSNFYLLTSHVNMLEQVFNELSSVKNKGDNVVTTLDLDIQKAAYDALGKRNGAVVVMEPDTGKILAMVSKPDYNPNTLLADWNHLVAEENTSGQLLNRATQGLYPPGSTFKVVTALEYMRENPSNYGDYTFDCNGVYKNGEYSIKCYHGTAHGHQNLIQAFANSCNGAFSNLGLSLNLNSLKNTSEQLLFNKELPLSIPYSKSSYSMESGAETWQILQTSIGQGQTQITPIHNAMMTAAIANGGTLMKPYLIDRVESVGGDVVKKFMPQSYGNLMTAEESAALTEYMKAVVTDGTGSALRTKSYTVAGKTGSAEFEKAKETHAWFIGFAPVEHPKVVISVIVEEGGSGGQAAAPIARALFDLYFSR encoded by the coding sequence ATGAAGAGTAATCCAAATCCAAAAGCAAATCGTCATATGCTCATACTCACCTATGGAATTGTTCTCCTGTTTGCAGGGCTTTCTGCTTATTATGGTTACTTTCTTTTTGCGAAAAGTGATGCTGTGATTAACAATTCCTATAATGCAAGACTTGACAGCTTTGCCGACCGGGTGGTCAGAGGTGAGATACGAAGCAGTGATGGAAGGGTACTTGCCCAGACCAATGTAGATGGGGAAGGAAATGAATCCAGATTTTATCCTTATGATTCTCTCTTTTCTCATGTGGTGGGATATTCCACCAATGGAAAGACAGGACTTGAGGCTCTTTCTAACTTTTACCTGCTTACCAGCCATGTAAATATGCTGGAACAGGTCTTTAATGAATTGTCTTCTGTGAAGAACAAGGGAGATAATGTAGTCACTACCCTTGATTTAGATATCCAGAAGGCTGCTTATGATGCACTGGGTAAGAGAAACGGAGCTGTGGTCGTCATGGAGCCGGATACAGGAAAGATTCTGGCCATGGTATCAAAGCCGGATTATAATCCCAATACACTGCTTGCAGACTGGAATCATCTGGTAGCGGAAGAGAATACCTCTGGTCAGCTGTTAAACCGTGCCACCCAGGGGCTGTATCCGCCTGGATCTACCTTTAAGGTGGTGACAGCTCTGGAATACATGAGGGAGAATCCGTCTAACTACGGAGATTATACCTTTGATTGTAACGGCGTATATAAAAATGGAGAATATTCCATTAAGTGTTACCATGGAACAGCACATGGACACCAGAATCTGATTCAGGCATTTGCCAATTCCTGTAACGGTGCTTTTTCAAACCTGGGTCTTTCCCTGAATTTAAATAGCTTAAAGAATACCTCGGAACAACTATTGTTTAATAAAGAACTGCCTCTGTCCATTCCCTACAGTAAAAGCTCTTATTCTATGGAAAGCGGAGCTGAAACCTGGCAGATTCTTCAGACATCCATCGGTCAGGGCCAGACCCAGATCACTCCCATTCACAATGCCATGATGACTGCCGCCATAGCAAACGGTGGTACGCTTATGAAGCCATATTTGATTGACCGTGTAGAAAGCGTGGGAGGAGATGTTGTAAAGAAGTTCATGCCTCAGTCCTACGGAAACCTAATGACCGCAGAGGAATCGGCGGCATTGACCGAATATATGAAGGCCGTGGTGACAGACGGAACCGGCTCTGCCCTTCGTACCAAATCCTATACGGTAGCAGGAAAAACAGGTTCTGCAGAATTTGAAAAAGCGAAAGAAACACACGCGTGGTTCATCGGATTTGCTCCGGTGGAGCACCCAAAAGTAGTGATCAGCGTAATCGTAGAAGAAGGCGGTTCCGGCGGACAGGCAGCCGCACCCATTGCCAGAGCTCTTTTTGACTTATATTTTTCCAGATGA
- a CDS encoding FtsW/RodA/SpoVE family cell cycle protein, with product MINLIIDVSRYLMILLIALYTFLNFHIFSAKDERKKKKICRRQNFSMFLIHLLAYVITWFETKDERILVFYLAQVLFFLLYLFLYRLFYRNVSRLLVNNMCMLLAVGFIMLTRLSFDRAMKQFVIVVAAAVITWIIPFVIDRVWQLSRIPWIYGIGGIILLGIVCIAGTSSFGAQLSLGVGDFSIQPSEFVKISYVFFIATMFYRSTDFKTVMTVSAVASIHVLILVISKDLGSALIFFVAYVFMLFVATGKWLYLLAGIGGGSVASLLAYQIFGHVRTRVMAWLNPWSDIAGKGYQITQSLFAIGTGGWFGMGLYRGMPRKIPVVEKDFIFSAISEELGAVFALCILLICLGCFLQFMMIASKMQAVFYKLIAFGLGTIYIFQVFLTVGGVTKFIPSTGVTLPLVSYGGSSILSTFIIFGIIQGLYILKRNEEEEDEE from the coding sequence ATGATTAATCTAATAATCGATGTGTCAAGATATCTGATGATACTATTGATCGCACTGTATACATTTTTAAACTTTCATATTTTTTCCGCAAAGGACGAACGCAAAAAAAAGAAAATCTGCAGGCGCCAGAATTTCTCCATGTTTCTGATTCATTTGCTGGCTTATGTTATCACTTGGTTTGAAACAAAGGACGAGAGAATACTGGTATTTTATCTGGCTCAGGTTTTGTTCTTTTTGCTATATCTATTTTTGTATCGGTTGTTTTACAGAAATGTATCCAGGCTTTTGGTAAACAATATGTGCATGCTTCTGGCTGTGGGCTTTATCATGCTCACAAGGCTTTCCTTTGACCGGGCGATGAAGCAGTTTGTAATTGTCGTGGCGGCAGCTGTGATCACCTGGATTATACCATTTGTCATCGACCGGGTATGGCAGCTAAGTCGGATTCCCTGGATTTACGGCATCGGAGGTATTATTCTTCTGGGAATTGTATGCATCGCAGGTACCAGCAGCTTTGGAGCCCAGCTCTCACTTGGGGTGGGAGATTTTTCCATTCAGCCCTCAGAGTTTGTAAAAATAAGCTATGTATTTTTTATTGCCACTATGTTTTACCGGTCTACCGATTTTAAGACCGTGATGACTGTGTCAGCAGTAGCTTCTATTCATGTTTTGATTCTTGTCATTTCAAAGGATCTGGGAAGTGCCCTGATTTTCTTTGTGGCATATGTGTTCATGCTTTTTGTTGCCACTGGAAAATGGCTCTACCTTCTGGCTGGAATCGGAGGCGGTTCTGTGGCCTCCCTGCTGGCCTATCAGATATTTGGCCACGTTCGGACAAGAGTCATGGCATGGCTGAATCCCTGGTCTGACATAGCGGGAAAAGGTTATCAGATTACCCAGTCTCTGTTTGCAATTGGAACCGGTGGCTGGTTCGGTATGGGGCTTTATCGGGGAATGCCAAGAAAAATTCCTGTAGTGGAAAAGGATTTTATATTCTCTGCCATATCCGAAGAACTGGGAGCTGTATTTGCCTTATGCATCCTGTTAATCTGTCTTGGATGCTTTTTGCAGTTTATGATGATCGCCAGTAAGATGCAGGCAGTGTTTTATAAGCTGATTGCATTTGGGCTGGGAACCATCTATATTTTCCAGGTGTTTTTGACTGTAGGTGGAGTGACAAAGTTTATCCCCTCTACAGGTGTGACACTGCCCCTAGTCAGCTATGGAGGAAGCTCCATTTTAAGTACATTTATTATCTTTGGTATCATCCAGGGACTTTATATTTTGAAACGCAATGAAGAGGAAGAAGATGAAGAGTAA
- a CDS encoding 5'-3' exonuclease — translation MSERKFVVIDGSSMLSTCYYAVLPREIMFAKTEEEKQRHYDKILHAKDGTYTNAIFGMLKMIVSLMKKQQPDHIAFVFDKTRDTFRREMYSEYKGTRGVTPEPLKHQFALMEQILEEVGFQVLCCDRYEADDYAGSLVMKFREEIPMVVLTKDHDYLQLVSDEYNVRAWMVQSRQEKADELYKKYYSFYRIKKEDVNLPEKVFEYTSDTVFYEEGVRPEQIADLKGIQGDSSDNIPGVKGVSSAAPLLLREYGTVEEIYRAIHEVEEDKKRLKELQDFWKNELKISRSPYKALTKTSEEELCGEKAALMSKALATMKTDIPIELSLASFSSDFYEEDKVRQWLAKLDIKEASIFGTGM, via the coding sequence ATGTCAGAAAGAAAATTTGTAGTAATTGACGGCTCTTCCATGCTGTCCACCTGCTATTATGCAGTCTTGCCAAGAGAAATCATGTTTGCAAAGACGGAAGAAGAAAAGCAGAGACATTATGACAAGATCCTTCACGCGAAAGATGGCACTTATACCAACGCCATTTTTGGTATGCTTAAGATGATAGTCTCTCTGATGAAAAAACAGCAGCCGGACCATATCGCTTTTGTATTTGATAAAACCAGGGATACCTTCCGCAGGGAGATGTATTCGGAATACAAAGGAACAAGAGGAGTGACACCAGAGCCACTGAAACATCAATTTGCGCTGATGGAGCAGATTCTAGAGGAGGTGGGATTTCAGGTACTTTGCTGCGACCGGTATGAAGCAGATGATTATGCTGGAAGCCTGGTCATGAAATTCAGGGAAGAGATTCCAATGGTCGTTCTTACGAAGGACCACGATTACCTTCAGCTGGTAAGTGACGAGTACAATGTCCGTGCCTGGATGGTGCAGTCACGCCAGGAAAAAGCGGATGAACTTTATAAAAAGTATTATTCCTTCTATCGTATAAAAAAAGAGGATGTAAATCTCCCGGAGAAGGTATTTGAATATACGTCTGATACTGTCTTCTACGAAGAAGGAGTGAGACCAGAGCAGATTGCGGATTTAAAAGGCATTCAGGGAGATTCATCAGATAATATTCCCGGAGTGAAAGGTGTCAGCAGTGCAGCTCCCTTGCTTCTTCGTGAATATGGAACGGTAGAGGAAATTTACCGGGCGATTCATGAAGTGGAAGAAGATAAAAAGCGCTTGAAAGAATTACAGGATTTTTGGAAAAATGAGCTGAAAATCTCACGCTCTCCATATAAAGCCCTGACTAAGACCAGCGAGGAAGAATTATGCGGGGAAAAGGCGGCTCTCATGTCAAAAGCATTAGCAACGATGAAAACCGACATTCCCATTGAGCTTTCCCTTGCCTCATTTTCTTCCGATTTCTATGAAGAAGATAAGGTCCGTCAGTGGTTGGCGAAGCTTGATATCAAAGAGGCTTCCATTTTTGGAACAGGAATGTAA
- a CDS encoding chemotaxis protein CheW: MENEIKCPYIIFKLSGSLYCIDSRYVSTIVQLPEYNTIPAAPANVTGMFKYRDQVIQMLDLRITFGMKSIFSEYSEFEEMIDARKQDHINWVREFERYITEGGVFTLAKDSHQCALGRWYDRFTTDNQSVMSHLRKMEEPHEKLHHSAFEAEDCMKNLEGEELKLQLDQILKMAKETYMPEILALLDQSKEVFRSSLFKEMVLILDNTSWGIVVDEIVAVEDLEIIADRKQDPMINRSSFINNVMESSKREGLIFELSTKSLITKLEELETTF, translated from the coding sequence ATGGAAAATGAGATCAAATGTCCATACATCATATTTAAACTATCTGGGTCTCTTTACTGTATTGACAGCAGATATGTATCTACGATTGTACAGCTTCCAGAGTACAATACGATACCTGCTGCACCCGCCAATGTAACCGGCATGTTCAAATACAGAGACCAGGTCATCCAGATGCTGGATTTGCGAATCACCTTTGGGATGAAATCCATTTTCAGCGAATACAGTGAATTTGAAGAGATGATTGATGCAAGAAAACAGGATCATATCAACTGGGTTCGTGAATTTGAGCGCTACATAACAGAAGGTGGTGTATTTACGCTTGCCAAAGACTCCCATCAATGTGCTCTTGGCAGATGGTACGACCGATTTACTACGGATAACCAATCTGTAATGTCTCATCTTCGTAAGATGGAAGAGCCTCATGAAAAACTTCACCATTCCGCGTTTGAAGCAGAAGACTGCATGAAAAACCTTGAAGGGGAAGAACTTAAGCTTCAATTAGATCAAATATTAAAGATGGCAAAAGAAACTTACATGCCCGAGATCTTAGCACTATTGGATCAGTCAAAGGAAGTTTTCCGGTCATCCCTCTTTAAAGAGATGGTTCTTATTCTTGACAATACCAGCTGGGGAATCGTAGTGGATGAAATAGTCGCAGTTGAGGATCTTGAGATAATTGCAGATAGAAAGCAGGATCCAATGATTAACCGCTCCTCTTTTATTAACAATGTTATGGAAAGCAGCAAACGGGAAGGGCTGATTTTCGAACTGAGTACCAAGAGTCTCATTACGAAGTTAGAAGAACTGGAAACAACGTTCTAA